The genomic window TTTCTTGGCCGATAACTGCCGGGAAAGGGTATACAAATTTTCTTTTCATGCTTCTTCTCCTCTTTTTCCCCTCTAGTTTTCAATACTTGCAATAATTTCTTCCACCTTGGACAGGTCAATTATCCCCTCTTCAAAAGGTCTTCTTCTCATTCTGTGCGGTAGGGCAAGTTTTGCTGCTTCCAACATATCTTTTCTGCTGACCTGTTTATGACCGTTAAAAGCGGAAATTGTCATGGCGGTTTTTATCATGCTGATGTCAGCTCTGTGCCCATCTACCCCCATTTCTATTGAAATTTTAGCGGCGATTTCGAGTATTTTATTGTCAAAAACGACTTCTTTTAAAAGCTCTTTGGCTTTTGTGATACGCTTTCTTAAATCTTTTTGTGACTCCTCAAAAGACTTGGAAAATTCCTCAGAATCCTTTTCATAATCCAGCCTACGTTTGATGACTTCGACTCTTTCATCTATATTCTTTTCACCTATTACGTCAACTACAAGGCCGAATCTGTCCAGAAGCTGGGGTCTTAGGTCTCCTTCCTCAGGATTCATTGTCCCTACAAGGATAAACTTTGCAGGGTGGCTGAAGGATACCCCTTCACGTTCTATGGTATTTACTCCCATGGCAGCAGAATCAAGAAGTACGTCTACAACGTGATCATCCAGAAGGTTCACTTCATCCACATAAAGGATGTTACGGTTTGCCTGAGCCAGTATCCCAGCTTCAAATTTCTTTTCCCCTTTTTTGATGGCATGTTCGATATCAAGTGTACCTACCACACGGTCTTCTGTAGCACTTACAGGGAGATCGATAACAGTCATTTTACCTCTGTGCGACTCCAAATCGCCTGCATTTTTCATTTTTTCAAAACAATCCCTGCACATAGAGCTTTTATCAGTTGGGTCACAGCCAAAAACACATCCGTTTACCTGAAGACGTTCAGGGAGAAGGTCGGCTATTGCCCTTACTGCCGTAGATTTTGCAGTCCCCTTTTCTCCACGGATAAGCACCCCTCCCAAAGTAGGGTTGATTATATTTAAAATCAGAGCTTTTTTCATCTCTTCCTGTCCGACAATTCCTGTAAATGGATATATTTTTTTTACTTTATTCATTTTATGGTCTCCTTATTTACTGTTTTAATTTTTAAAATTGATCTATGATTTTTTGATTGAATTTTC from uncultured Ilyobacter sp. includes these protein-coding regions:
- a CDS encoding AAA family ATPase, which encodes MNKVKKIYPFTGIVGQEEMKKALILNIINPTLGGVLIRGEKGTAKSTAVRAIADLLPERLQVNGCVFGCDPTDKSSMCRDCFEKMKNAGDLESHRGKMTVIDLPVSATEDRVVGTLDIEHAIKKGEKKFEAGILAQANRNILYVDEVNLLDDHVVDVLLDSAAMGVNTIEREGVSFSHPAKFILVGTMNPEEGDLRPQLLDRFGLVVDVIGEKNIDERVEVIKRRLDYEKDSEEFSKSFEESQKDLRKRITKAKELLKEVVFDNKILEIAAKISIEMGVDGHRADISMIKTAMTISAFNGHKQVSRKDMLEAAKLALPHRMRRRPFEEGIIDLSKVEEIIASIEN